GATGCTCATGGCGCGCAGCTTCGTATGATTGAGGATGGCGATGGCCTTGAGAAGGGCATCGACATTGAGGAGCGGCTCTCCCATGCCCATAAAGACGACGTTGGCGATATCCCGTCCGAGGTGGGCCTCCATGGCCAGGAGCTGGCCCACGATCTCTCCTGCCGACAGATCGCGTACGAATCCGCCCTGCCCCGTGGCGCAGAACGTGCAGCTCAGAGGACAGCCGACCTGTGTCGAAAGGCAGGCCGTCTGGCGGTTATCGTGAACGAGGAGGACCGATTCGACCGTCTCCCCGTCGTCGAGGCGCCAGAGGAATTTTTTCGTTCCGTCCCTCTCGGAAGTCACATCCCGGGAGAGACGGGGAGGCGTAAAGTCAATTTCCAGAGCCAACCGCTCCCTCAGGGGAATCGAGAGATCGGTCATTTGCGAAACATCGAAGATGCGCCTGCGGTAGACCCAGGCCCCGACCTGATCCACGCGAAAACGGGGCTCTCCGAGTCGTTCCTCGAAAACAAGGCGCAACTCTTCGTAATCCATATCCAATCCTTTAATGACACTTCCCATTGAAGCACCTCCATGGCCCGATTTTTATCGGCACCGTCGGTTTATTATCCCACGCGCCATGATCGGCAGTCAAAAAAAAAAGACAAAAACCATCCCGCCAATGGCGATTGTTTGGGTCGCAGACGAGGCGGATTTCTCGGTCCGCAGGGTTTTCACCTGTTCTCGTCGCCTTCTCGAAGGCGACGAGAACGCCCCGCCCCGCCGCCCCCTTCGGGGCGAACGCCGCCGATGTGACCGCGCTCCGAGAGAAAAGGGCAGCGGGGCTTTCCTCCCTTCCGCGATGGACTCCGACTCCGCACCGGAAGAGCTCGCCGTCGGGAGAGATTCTTCCTGCCACGAAAAGGGACGGCCCTTGCAGAGAGTCGTCCCTTACCTCCTCCCTCGATTCGGCGATTTTATCGGCTCTCCCTGGCAGGAACGAGACCGCCTTCGGTGCCTCCGATTCGGAAGAAGGCCATTCTCTCTTTCAGTTCCTCGCTCACCTGGGCCAGCCCCTCCGCTCCATGGGCCATACGTTCGGCGGCCTGAGACACCTCGCCGACCTGGCTGCCCACTCTGTGAGCCATGGCATTGGAGTCACCGACCTTGCCCGCCATGTCCTGAACGGCCGAGGCGATCTCCTCGCTGGAGGCGGCCTGCTCCTCGCTGACGGCGGCCACGTCCTGCGTCGACGCGGCAATCTTCTCCAGCGCCCCCAGGATGAGGGTGATCTTCTCGGCGACGTCGCGCACGAGGCGATCGACGTTGCGGGCCCCCTCCTGATTGCGCCCCGCTCCTTCCTTCACGGCGACCAGATCGGAGGCGATCGATCCGGCCAGGTCGGCGATGTTGCGCGCCGCCCCGTTGGACTCCTCGGCCAGCTTGCGCACCTCTTCGGCGACGACGGCGAAGCCCCGGCCGTGCTCGCCCGCCCGGGCCGCCTCGATGGCGGCGTTGAGGGCCAGCAGGTTCGTCTGGTCGGCGATGCCCGAGATGGTCCCGACGATCTTCTGGATCTGAGCCGCCTTGGCGGCCAACTCCACCGTGGCTCTGGCCGAGTCCTCGACCCGTTCGATCTGGCCGGCCACGTCGGCCACCGTCGTCTTGACGACGGCCATTCCGGCCTCTCCGGCCCGGCGGGCCCCTTCGACCTGCTGCGAGACGTCGCCGCTTCGCGCGGCCGCCGTCCCGGCCCCGGCGGCCACCTCTTCGACGCTGGCGTTCAGCTCCTGTCCGATGGCGGCCAAGTTCTCCATGGCATCTTCCAGAGACTCGGCTCCCGATCGGGCCTCCTCGACGCCGGCGTTGGATTGTTCCGCGAGGGCGGCTATTTCCTCGGCCTCGTGGCCGAGCCTGACGGCGACGGATCCGACGGCACCGATGACCTCGCGCAGAGCTGTCCCCATCATCTCAAGCTTGGCGGCGATGTCGGCGACCTCGTCGCGCCCCTCGTCGGAGAAGGAGACCGTCAGATCTCCCCCGGCGAAGCGCTCGACGAGAGCCTCCAGGCGGGCGAGAGGTCTCGTGACGCCCCGCCCGACGGCCCAACCGATGAGGGCGGACAGGAAGAGGGCCGAAAGGGAGGCGATGAGAAGCCGCCTCGAGGCGACGCCATTGGCTGCGAGAACGGACTCCTTCCCGCTTTCGGCGAAAGCCTCCTGGCGCTCGGCGAAGGCGAGGAGGGCGGCCTGATAGGCCTCGCTCAGCGGAGCGACATCCTCAAGAAAGATCTCGTAGGCGATCCGGTTCTGGTTGGCCTGGGCCAGTATGATGACTTCCTGACGGGCGTCGACGAAGGCTTTGCGGGCCTCGCCGACGCGGGCCAGAAGACGGCGATCCTCGTCGTCGAGATCGGCCTCGCCGATACGGGCAAATCCCTCGTCGATGAGACGGGTTCTTTCGTCCATCTCCTTCAGGATGGCCCTGTTGCGTCCCTCGTCGTCGGTGAGCATGAGGTGATAGGTCTCGCGCTCCGTCACCGTGACATGGGTGCAGATGTCCTTGGCGATGAGGGCGGGAACGAGAGCGTTCTCGTAAAGATCGACGAGGTTCTCTCCGGCGTGTTCCGCCGCTCCGTAGCCGATGTAGCCGACGGCGGCGACGGAAAGAGCCGAGACGGCGACGAGGATCAGGATTTTGGCGAACGTTCGCATGCGGCGCAGCAGGGCCATGGCGGTACCTCCTTCTTTCAGCAGAGAAAAGGCCAAAGAATGTCCCAACGACAAGGGAGGATCGACCTGACAGGGCTTCCATTTTATGGACTTCAACCGACAACCTCTCCGGCCCAAAGGCCGCAGCCACCCGGAAAAGCGTTTTCTCCCCAAGGGGCCTCCATCTCCTGCCGGACAGGAACAAATCGGAACATTCCGCCTTGTCGATCTTGATGCCACCTGGCGCCCACTATACCAAAACCGAGAAGGCAACACCATCCGAATTCAGCGGCCGACCAGGCTCCACCGGATCTTTCGTCCCCGTTCCGCCAGGGTCCGATCAGGCCGATGACGTCCGAAGCCCGACCGCCGATGAGGGCGGGAGCCGCCACGACGGAAGGTTCCCGGCGACAGGGGAAGCCCCTTCCCCCTCGCCCACGACCTCCTTCCGACGAATCGAATCGGATCGGGGCCTCTTGACGCATTTTTGACGGCCGGAGACTATCGTTCCTTCAAGGACACAAAGGGAACCTCTCCGGCGAAGAGGCCCTTCGTGAAGAGCATGGGAGGGATGGCACGTGAAAGTCACCATGACCGTCAACGGACGGCTCCGCGAGGCCGACGTCGAGGCCACGCTCCGTCTCGTCGATCTTCTGCGGAACCGCTTCGGGCTGACGAGCGTCAAGGAAGGGTGTTCGGAGGGAGAGTGCGGCGCCTGTACCGTCCTCGTCGACGGCAAGGCCGTCACCTCCTGCACGGTCCTCGCCTTTCAGATGGAGGGCAGGTCGGTGACGACGCTGGAGGGTCTGAGCGACGGCGAGCGTCACCCCCTCCAGCAGGCCTTCATCGATAACGACGCCGTCCAGTGCGGCTTCTGCACGCCCGGCATGATTCTGTCGGCCAAGGCCCTTCTCGACGCCAACCCCTCTCCCACGGAGGAGGAAGTCCGCCGCGCCCTGGAGGGAAACCTCTGCCGCTGCACGGGCTATCTCCCCATCGTCAGGGCCGTTCTCGACGGCGCCGAGAGGCTCCGTTCGCGATGAGGGGCGCCCGTCCCACCGACCTGGGAACCTTGAGGGCCCTGCTGGCCTCCGATGACGGAAAGGGGCGCCTCGTCGCGGGAGGGACCGATCTCGTCGTCCACCTTCACCGACATCCCGAGGAGGAGCCCCATCTGATCGACATCTCCTCCCTCGAAGAGCTGCGGCAGATCGAGAAAGTCGGCGACGCTCTTTCCGTCGGCGCCGCCGTCACCTTTTCCGAGATCGGGGACTCGCCCCTCATCCGAGAGAGGGCCGGCGCCCTCGCCATGGCCGCCGCCGTGATGGGATCGACGCAGATCCGCAACAGGGCCACTCTGGGTGGGAACGTGGCCAACGCCTCGGCCGCCGCGGACGGCACGTCGGCCCTCTGTGCCCTCGACGCTCTGGCCGTCGTCGAGGACAGTCGGGGCAACGAAGAGAGGGTTCCCGTCCGAACCCTCATCACCGCTCCGGGGAAAACCCTCATCGGCCCGGGCCGATTCCTCCGCTCTTTCCTGATTCCTCCTCAGGGAGGGCCTTCGGCCTTTTTCAAGACGGGCAGCCGCCGGACCGTCACCATCTCCAAGCTCAACATCGCCCTGGGCCGCCGTCTCGTTCTTGGCGCCCTGGCCCCCGCTCCTCTCGACGTTCCCGAGGCGAAGACCCTTCTCCGAGGCCGATCGGAGGAGGCCTTTCTCGACGGCCTGACGGCCGCCGTCGAGCGGGCCATCCCGACGCGGAGCTCTCTCGCCTACAAGCGGAGCGCCGTCCGGGGCCTGGGCGACGATCTCTGGAGATTCCTTTTGGAGGCGGGAAGATGACCCTTCGCTACGTCGGCCGCGACGTGCGGCGCAACGACATCGTCGAGAAGGTCTCGGGACACCTCCGCTACCTCGCCGATCTGCCGCCCGGGGGAACGACCCACGGCCGCCTCCTCCTTTCCTCCGTCGCTCACGGCCGGGTCCGCTCCGTCGACGGCACCGAGGCGGCGAAGGTGCCGGGCTTCATCCGCCTTTTCACGGCCGCCGACGGACCGAAACGGCGCTACAACAGCGCCCTTTTTCTTCCCGACCAGACCGATCACCGCGATCAGCAGGTCTTCACCGACTACCCTCTCTTCGTAGGCGACATGATCGGCGCCGTTCTGGCCGAGACGGACGAGGCCGCAAGAAAGGCGGCGTCCCTCGTCAACATCGATTACGAGCCTCTCGAGGCCGTCACCGACCTCATGGAGGCCCTGACGGCACGCTCCTGCCGCAAGGGCTTTCCCCAGGTCATCGAGGGACGCCTCGCCTGCGGCGACGGGGAACCCCGAGGCGAAGGTCTCGTCGAGGTGACGACGACGGTCCGGACGCCCAAAATCCATCACGCCGCCATGGAAAACCACATCTGCAGGAGCCGCCTCGACTACGGCGACGTCCTCGTCGTCGAATCGCCCTGTCAGATGATCTTCACCGTCCGCTTCGTCCTCGCCGAGCTTTTCGACCGCCCCGTCAACCGCGTGCGCGTCGTCAAGGTCCCCATGGGCGGCACCTTCGGCGGCAAACAGGAGGTCATGATCGAGCCGGCCTGCGCCCTCATGACCCTCGCCACGGGCCTCCCGGTCCAGCTCAACCTGGACCGGCGCGAAACGATCATCGCCACCAGGACGCGGGCGGCCTCGTCGGGAACGGTCCGCACCGTCGCCGACGGCCAGGGGCGCTTCCTCTTCCGCGAGACGGACGTCGTCGTCGACGCCGGGGCCTACGCGACGGGAGGCCATCGCGTCGCCATGGCCATGGGGAAGAAACTCTTCCGCCTCTATCGCATCCCCTCCCAGACCTTCCGGGCCCGGACGACCTTCACCCACACGACGCCCTGCGGCGCCTGCCGCGGCTACGGCTCGCCCCAGATCCACGCCATCACCGAGATTCACATCGATTTCCTG
The DNA window shown above is from Aminithiophilus ramosus and carries:
- a CDS encoding methyl-accepting chemotaxis protein, whose amino-acid sequence is MALLRRMRTFAKILILVAVSALSVAAVGYIGYGAAEHAGENLVDLYENALVPALIAKDICTHVTVTERETYHLMLTDDEGRNRAILKEMDERTRLIDEGFARIGEADLDDEDRRLLARVGEARKAFVDARQEVIILAQANQNRIAYEIFLEDVAPLSEAYQAALLAFAERQEAFAESGKESVLAANGVASRRLLIASLSALFLSALIGWAVGRGVTRPLARLEALVERFAGGDLTVSFSDEGRDEVADIAAKLEMMGTALREVIGAVGSVAVRLGHEAEEIAALAEQSNAGVEEARSGAESLEDAMENLAAIGQELNASVEEVAAGAGTAAARSGDVSQQVEGARRAGEAGMAVVKTTVADVAGQIERVEDSARATVELAAKAAQIQKIVGTISGIADQTNLLALNAAIEAARAGEHGRGFAVVAEEVRKLAEESNGAARNIADLAGSIASDLVAVKEGAGRNQEGARNVDRLVRDVAEKITLILGALEKIAASTQDVAAVSEEQAASSEEIASAVQDMAGKVGDSNAMAHRVGSQVGEVSQAAERMAHGAEGLAQVSEELKERMAFFRIGGTEGGLVPARESR
- a CDS encoding FAD binding domain-containing protein; its protein translation is MRGARPTDLGTLRALLASDDGKGRLVAGGTDLVVHLHRHPEEEPHLIDISSLEELRQIEKVGDALSVGAAVTFSEIGDSPLIRERAGALAMAAAVMGSTQIRNRATLGGNVANASAAADGTSALCALDALAVVEDSRGNEERVPVRTLITAPGKTLIGPGRFLRSFLIPPQGGPSAFFKTGSRRTVTISKLNIALGRRLVLGALAPAPLDVPEAKTLLRGRSEEAFLDGLTAAVERAIPTRSSLAYKRSAVRGLGDDLWRFLLEAGR
- a CDS encoding (2Fe-2S)-binding protein; translated protein: MKVTMTVNGRLREADVEATLRLVDLLRNRFGLTSVKEGCSEGECGACTVLVDGKAVTSCTVLAFQMEGRSVTTLEGLSDGERHPLQQAFIDNDAVQCGFCTPGMILSAKALLDANPSPTEEEVRRALEGNLCRCTGYLPIVRAVLDGAERLRSR